Proteins from one Polynucleobacter wuianus genomic window:
- a CDS encoding type II toxin-antitoxin system Phd/YefM family antitoxin — protein MNNHWAVQDAKAKFSELLNACLAEGPQVVTKRGHETAVLITIKEWNTLKKLAKPSLKLLLLSEEARGELIIPKRGQGVSRKPIKL, from the coding sequence ATGAATAACCACTGGGCTGTACAGGATGCCAAAGCAAAATTCAGCGAGCTTCTTAACGCTTGTCTTGCCGAAGGACCTCAAGTAGTCACAAAGCGCGGTCATGAGACTGCAGTTCTAATCACGATCAAGGAGTGGAATACATTGAAAAAATTAGCGAAACCATCACTCAAATTACTTCTGCTATCGGAGGAAGCGAGGGGTGAATTAATCATTCCCAAGCGTGGCCAAGGCGTTTCTCGCAAACCTATCAAACTTTGA
- a CDS encoding type II toxin-antitoxin system VapC family toxin, with protein sequence MYLLDTNIISELRRPKPHGAVLQWYKNIAEDDLFISAVTIGEIQSGIELTRTQDKKKAETLEQWLQSISNIHNVLPMTGSTFRLWAKLMHSQTNTVREDAMIAATAIEKDLIVVTRNTKDFKRFKLQLLNPFEAIH encoded by the coding sequence ATGTACTTATTGGACACTAACATCATCTCCGAGTTACGGAGACCCAAACCACATGGTGCTGTCTTGCAGTGGTACAAAAACATTGCCGAGGACGATTTATTCATATCTGCGGTAACTATCGGCGAAATTCAATCGGGCATTGAACTAACACGTACGCAAGATAAAAAGAAAGCTGAAACATTAGAGCAATGGCTACAAAGTATTTCTAATATTCACAATGTATTACCAATGACAGGTTCTACCTTTAGGCTTTGGGCAAAGCTGATGCACAGCCAAACAAATACTGTTAGGGAAGATGCAATGATTGCCGCAACAGCTATTGAAAAAGATTTGATAGTCGTAACGCGAAATACCAAAGACTTCAAGCGCTTCAAGCTTCAATTACTAAACCCCTTCGAAGCGATTCATTAA
- a CDS encoding NAD(P)/FAD-dependent oxidoreductase, with product MEQVDCVVIGAGVVGLAVAREMALQGRETILLERENAFGTVSSARNSEVIHAGIYYPKDSLKAKLCVAGNRLLYEYCRSHQVATQPYGKLIVATDENQIDALQAILYKAQNNGVPEIKMISGEEAKQLEPKLKCSAAILSASTGIVDSHAYMLSLLGGFEDAGGMIAYQSPLMSAKPIGSGAQGGFELDIGGPDGMKLQTKLLINCAGMSAPAVAQQIEGLDPEQIPKAYFAKGNYFSLSGKSPFTHLIYPIPEPGGLGVHLTLDMGGQAKFGPDVEWLEIDAEEQIDYTVNPKRGDGFYEAVRRYWPDLKDNSLQPDYSGVRAKIVPPNSPAGDFCFNTPQDHSLQGLFNLYGFESPGLTSSIAIAMYLKGLIKRS from the coding sequence ATGGAGCAAGTTGACTGTGTCGTCATTGGGGCTGGAGTAGTCGGTCTGGCCGTTGCTCGAGAAATGGCGCTTCAGGGTCGAGAAACGATACTACTTGAACGAGAAAATGCCTTTGGTACCGTCAGCAGTGCTCGTAATAGCGAGGTAATTCATGCGGGCATTTACTATCCCAAAGATTCTCTGAAGGCAAAACTCTGTGTGGCAGGTAATCGACTCCTCTATGAGTACTGTCGCAGCCATCAAGTGGCTACTCAGCCCTATGGTAAATTGATTGTTGCGACTGATGAAAATCAGATTGATGCTTTGCAAGCTATTCTCTATAAAGCCCAAAATAATGGTGTGCCAGAAATTAAAATGATTTCAGGTGAAGAGGCAAAGCAACTTGAGCCAAAATTGAAATGTTCAGCAGCGATTCTTTCTGCTAGTACCGGTATTGTGGACAGCCATGCTTATATGCTCTCGCTCTTGGGTGGCTTTGAAGATGCAGGCGGCATGATTGCTTATCAATCGCCACTGATGAGTGCAAAGCCAATTGGATCTGGTGCGCAGGGTGGTTTTGAATTAGACATCGGTGGCCCCGATGGTATGAAATTGCAGACGAAACTACTCATTAATTGCGCCGGTATGAGTGCACCAGCAGTAGCGCAACAGATTGAAGGCTTAGACCCAGAGCAAATACCCAAAGCGTATTTCGCTAAAGGAAATTACTTTTCCCTCTCAGGAAAATCCCCTTTTACTCACTTAATCTATCCCATTCCTGAGCCTGGAGGTCTGGGCGTACATCTCACGCTAGACATGGGTGGTCAAGCGAAGTTTGGGCCAGATGTAGAGTGGCTTGAGATTGATGCTGAAGAGCAAATTGATTACACCGTGAACCCAAAGCGGGGGGATGGATTCTATGAAGCCGTGAGACGCTACTGGCCAGACCTCAAAGACAATAGCTTGCAGCCAGATTATTCAGGCGTGAGAGCCAAAATTGTCCCGCCCAATAGCCCAGCTGGAGACTTCTGTTTCAATACGCCACAAGATCACAGCCTTCAAGGCCTCTTTAACTTATATGGCTTTGAGTCCCCAGGATTAACCTCCAGTATTGCGATTGCTATGTATTTAAAGGGATTAATCAAGCGCTCCTAG
- the pgi gene encoding glucose-6-phosphate isomerase, with protein sequence MTSRPLQNPDNPTNSTFTAVDVVLDTAYQHIDAAEWKKLFSVAKKSKVKEFIADMFAGKHINFSEDRPALHSALRNLPKSPVFLDGIDVMPAIADVWRRIDALCNKWVGVTDVIHIGIGGSDFGPRLAIEALAHVPGIESRGMRMHFLANIDTAELARILDRAQPNSTRVIIVSKSFTTLETTMNAKAVVNWLKDNDCTKGQITNSLFAVTANVPAAKEFGIEEDNIYPFWDWVGGRYSVWSAVGLPIALQYGFKTFEEFLAGAHAMDLHFKNAPLEENLPVIMALALLHQQQKQGITAYAAIPYADALDAFPKWLQQLDMESNGKSVDRNGKPVKYSSPVVFGSTGSNAQHSYFQLLHQGPDIIPIDFIAVRKPMSERPEAIAHHRILLANCLAQAQALAHGKTADNPNHVYPGNRPSNLLLLPELNAFYLGALLALYENRAATLGALWNINSFDQPGVEYGKVLAKPIEKALVSGSDPIQANDDIDAVTAARINLLNS encoded by the coding sequence ATGACTTCCAGGCCCTTGCAAAACCCAGATAACCCAACTAACAGCACCTTTACGGCGGTTGACGTAGTACTCGACACCGCCTATCAACATATTGATGCGGCAGAATGGAAAAAGCTATTTTCTGTAGCCAAAAAATCTAAGGTAAAAGAGTTTATTGCTGATATGTTTGCAGGCAAGCATATCAATTTCAGTGAAGATCGCCCTGCATTGCATTCTGCACTTCGCAATCTTCCTAAATCCCCTGTGTTTCTGGATGGCATAGATGTCATGCCAGCAATCGCGGATGTTTGGCGTCGTATTGATGCCCTTTGTAATAAATGGGTTGGCGTTACTGATGTGATTCATATTGGCATTGGGGGTTCGGACTTTGGCCCCCGTTTAGCAATTGAGGCTCTGGCCCATGTTCCCGGTATTGAAAGTCGTGGCATGCGCATGCACTTCTTGGCTAATATTGATACTGCCGAGCTAGCCCGCATTTTGGATCGGGCACAACCGAATAGTACCCGCGTCATTATTGTTTCAAAGTCATTTACTACTCTTGAAACGACCATGAATGCAAAAGCCGTGGTCAATTGGCTTAAAGATAATGACTGTACAAAGGGGCAAATAACGAATTCTTTATTTGCAGTAACTGCCAATGTGCCTGCTGCTAAAGAGTTTGGTATTGAGGAAGACAACATTTATCCATTTTGGGATTGGGTTGGCGGACGTTATTCCGTTTGGTCAGCGGTGGGCTTGCCCATTGCCTTGCAATACGGCTTTAAAACCTTTGAAGAGTTTTTAGCTGGTGCGCACGCAATGGATTTGCATTTTAAGAATGCGCCACTAGAAGAGAATCTTCCAGTGATCATGGCCTTAGCCTTGTTACATCAACAGCAAAAACAGGGCATTACAGCCTATGCAGCTATTCCCTATGCGGATGCCTTGGATGCATTTCCGAAGTGGCTACAACAACTCGATATGGAAAGTAATGGTAAGAGTGTGGACCGTAACGGCAAGCCGGTGAAGTATTCCTCACCAGTCGTTTTTGGAAGCACAGGTAGTAATGCTCAGCACTCCTATTTCCAACTGCTTCATCAAGGCCCAGATATTATCCCGATTGACTTCATAGCAGTTCGCAAGCCGATGAGTGAGCGTCCCGAGGCAATTGCACATCATCGTATCCTACTAGCGAATTGCCTAGCTCAAGCTCAGGCATTGGCACACGGTAAAACTGCTGATAACCCAAATCATGTTTACCCCGGAAATCGTCCTAGTAACCTATTACTCTTACCCGAACTCAATGCTTTCTATTTGGGCGCGCTCTTAGCGCTTTATGAAAACCGTGCAGCCACACTGGGTGCTCTCTGGAATATCAATAGCTTTGATCAACCTGGGGTTGAATACGGCAAAGTTCTAGCTAAGCCGATTGAGAAGGCGCTGGTGAGCGGCTCTGATCCTATCCAGGCTAATGATGACATTGATGCAGTAACCGCAGCCCGTATTAATTTATTAAATTCGTAG
- a CDS encoding AbrB/MazE/SpoVT family DNA-binding domain-containing protein → MAPTLKVAQIVQEWGNGLGVRITSPIAKAAHLSQGMPISVEVVKNGVLLRIVGKPKLSLSQKLKAFDPDQHGGEAMASTLIGQEIF, encoded by the coding sequence GTGGCTCCAACGCTAAAAGTGGCTCAAATAGTTCAGGAGTGGGGTAATGGCCTAGGAGTAAGGATTACCTCTCCAATTGCCAAAGCCGCCCATCTCTCTCAAGGCATGCCGATTTCAGTAGAAGTTGTTAAAAATGGCGTCCTCCTCAGGATTGTTGGAAAGCCTAAATTGAGCCTCAGTCAAAAACTGAAAGCGTTTGACCCAGATCAACATGGCGGTGAAGCAATGGCTTCCACGCTCATCGGCCAAGAAATTTTTTAA
- a CDS encoding type II toxin-antitoxin system PemK/MazF family toxin: MVEKLKVWVPERRDMIWIICNPQSGKEMQGEHPILVISPKAFNEKTGIVIGLPMTHAKSNETNPFAMKFSPSKADPVYILTHQPKSFDWRLRNARPHPWKTLPPALFQEACDGLNSIIEIAH; the protein is encoded by the coding sequence ATGGTGGAAAAATTAAAAGTTTGGGTGCCTGAGCGAAGAGACATGATTTGGATTATTTGTAATCCACAATCTGGCAAAGAAATGCAAGGTGAGCACCCTATACTCGTCATTTCTCCAAAAGCATTTAATGAAAAAACAGGCATTGTCATTGGTCTGCCAATGACTCATGCCAAGTCCAATGAAACAAACCCATTTGCAATGAAGTTCTCGCCTAGCAAAGCCGACCCAGTCTATATATTGACACATCAACCAAAGTCCTTTGATTGGCGTTTACGTAATGCAAGGCCACATCCTTGGAAAACACTTCCACCCGCCCTATTTCAAGAAGCATGTGATGGTTTGAATTCCATTATTGAAATTGCTCACTAA
- a CDS encoding phosphomannomutase/phosphoglucomutase, with protein sequence MQLSPSIFKAYDIRGIIDETLDPSIAKLIGQAFGTEMRELGETDIVIGRDGRLSGPILIEALTEGLLSTGINVIDLGMVATPMVYFAANHTINGRTPRSGIMITGSHNPPNYNGFKMVLGGAAIYGEQIQALRQRIEAKQFVTGKGQLSSFDIFPMYLQYIVGDIKLARPMKIAVDCGNGVGGAFAGKLFRALGCQVQELFCEVDGHFPNHHPDPAHLENLQDLIKNLQTTDNELGLAFDGDADRLGVVTKDGQVIFPDRQMMLFAKDVLSRNPGGQIIYDVKCTRNLATFVKEYGGVPLMWKTGHSLVKAKLKETDAPLAGEMSGHIFFKDRWFGFDDGLYTGARLLEILSKEKNPSDTLNNLPNAICTPELQLACAEGEPFTILEFMKANATFPTSESINTIDGVRVEYADGFGLARPSNTTPVVVLRFEADNEAAIARIQSEFKTALLAAKPGAELPF encoded by the coding sequence GTGCAACTATCGCCATCTATTTTCAAAGCCTATGACATCCGCGGCATTATTGATGAGACTTTAGATCCATCGATTGCCAAGTTGATTGGTCAAGCCTTTGGTACTGAGATGCGTGAGCTTGGTGAAACCGATATTGTGATTGGTCGTGATGGTCGCCTATCAGGGCCTATCTTGATTGAGGCTTTAACTGAAGGTCTACTCTCTACGGGTATCAACGTGATTGATTTAGGCATGGTGGCTACACCCATGGTCTACTTCGCTGCCAATCACACTATCAATGGCAGAACACCCAGATCGGGCATCATGATTACGGGCAGCCATAATCCACCAAACTATAACGGCTTCAAGATGGTCCTAGGAGGCGCAGCCATTTATGGCGAACAGATTCAGGCACTGCGTCAACGGATCGAAGCAAAGCAATTTGTGACTGGTAAGGGCCAACTCAGTAGTTTTGATATTTTCCCAATGTATTTGCAATACATCGTGGGCGACATTAAACTTGCACGCCCCATGAAAATTGCAGTCGATTGTGGCAATGGTGTGGGTGGCGCATTTGCCGGAAAACTGTTTAGAGCCCTAGGCTGCCAAGTTCAAGAATTATTTTGTGAAGTCGATGGGCATTTTCCAAATCATCATCCTGATCCTGCGCATCTTGAAAATTTACAAGATCTCATCAAGAATCTGCAGACGACCGATAATGAACTCGGTTTAGCTTTTGATGGCGATGCAGATCGTTTGGGCGTAGTGACTAAAGATGGTCAGGTGATTTTTCCAGATCGTCAAATGATGCTCTTTGCCAAAGATGTGCTCTCCAGAAATCCTGGCGGTCAGATTATTTACGATGTGAAATGCACGCGCAATTTAGCTACCTTTGTTAAGGAATATGGTGGCGTACCCTTGATGTGGAAAACTGGCCACTCTCTCGTTAAAGCCAAGCTCAAAGAAACTGATGCGCCACTGGCTGGTGAAATGAGCGGTCACATCTTCTTTAAAGACCGTTGGTTTGGTTTTGATGATGGTCTTTACACTGGCGCTCGCTTGTTAGAGATCCTTAGTAAAGAAAAGAATCCAAGCGATACCTTAAACAATCTACCGAATGCCATCTGTACTCCTGAATTACAACTTGCATGTGCTGAAGGCGAGCCTTTCACCATCCTAGAGTTTATGAAAGCCAATGCTACTTTCCCTACTTCCGAATCCATTAATACCATTGATGGAGTGCGAGTGGAATATGCTGATGGCTTTGGTTTAGCGCGGCCATCAAACACCACACCTGTAGTAGTCTTGCGTTTTGAGGCTGATAATGAGGCAGCGATTGCGCGCATTCAAAGTGAGTTCAAAACTGCTTTGTTAGCGGCTAAGCCGGGGGCAGAACTCCCTTTTTAA
- a CDS encoding transposase, giving the protein MAKGQRLKPEQIVTLLRQIDVLTTNGKTLAQACKEVGTVEQSYYRWRKIYGGMKLDQAKKVQRA; this is encoded by the coding sequence ATGGCAAAAGGACAACGGCTTAAACCCGAACAAATCGTCACCTTATTGCGTCAAATTGATGTTTTAACCACCAATGGCAAAACCTTGGCGCAAGCTTGTAAAGAAGTGGGCACAGTAGAGCAAAGCTACTATCGTTGGCGCAAGATTTATGGCGGTATGAAGCTCGATCAAGCTAAAAAAGTTCAAAGAGCTTGA
- a CDS encoding VanZ family protein — protein MIFFSLIFIFTILFLVPLYLLPPDDIFHWWDKAQHMLIFFILSFLGVIAYPRIPKTIFFALAAFGGLIEIIQSFTGWRTGELIDWYADLVGILAMWLTIRSFMFIREQT, from the coding sequence ATGATTTTTTTTAGTCTTATATTTATTTTCACAATCTTATTTTTAGTACCACTATATCTTTTACCTCCAGACGATATATTTCACTGGTGGGATAAAGCTCAACACATGCTCATATTCTTTATATTGAGCTTCTTAGGAGTAATTGCTTATCCTAGGATACCAAAAACTATCTTTTTTGCTCTGGCTGCTTTTGGCGGTTTAATTGAAATTATTCAGTCTTTTACTGGTTGGCGGACTGGAGAGTTGATTGATTGGTATGCTGATCTAGTGGGTATTTTAGCAATGTGGTTGACGATTCGATCGTTTATGTTTATCAGAGAACAGACTTGA
- a CDS encoding WcaF family extracellular polysaccharide biosynthesis acetyltransferase, producing MRDPIYQDLSQFSMPPNFRGKNVFIVQLWWIVQALLFSTSPDFLYGYRAWLLRLFGAKLGNNVRIRPSAKVTFPWKLEVGDNVWIGYDTIIYNLEKITIGSNVAIAHRVYLCTGSHNISKLTFDIESYPINIEDEVWLPNDIFVGPGVTIGHGTVVAARSTVLKDLESGIVAVGSPARKLRNRLPA from the coding sequence ATGAGAGATCCTATTTACCAAGATTTATCACAGTTTTCGATGCCACCGAATTTTCGGGGGAAAAATGTTTTTATTGTCCAGTTGTGGTGGATAGTTCAAGCACTACTTTTTAGTACATCTCCCGATTTTTTATATGGCTATCGAGCATGGTTGCTCAGATTGTTCGGGGCTAAGTTGGGAAATAATGTCCGCATTAGACCATCAGCAAAGGTCACCTTTCCATGGAAATTAGAAGTGGGTGACAATGTTTGGATAGGCTATGACACTATTATTTATAATCTTGAGAAAATCACAATTGGATCTAATGTAGCTATCGCCCACAGGGTATATTTATGTACAGGCTCTCATAATATTTCAAAACTTACTTTTGACATCGAATCTTATCCTATCAATATAGAAGATGAGGTATGGTTGCCAAATGATATATTTGTTGGTCCCGGCGTGACCATTGGTCATGGCACAGTAGTGGCTGCTAGAAGTACTGTCTTAAAAGATTTGGAGTCTGGAATTGTGGCGGTGGGATCACCAGCTCGCAAATTAAGAAATAGACTGCCAGCTTGA
- a CDS encoding NAD-dependent epimerase/dehydratase family protein, with translation MSRVLITGGSGFIGTNLVDYHLKNGDIVCSLDNVEPRNKGHNPYYKKVNLLHKEGILKAFKEFQPDYIYHLAARTDLNGAAEQDYLANTVGLENVIECCNQLPQLKRVVFSSSRLVCKIGYSPKNYEDYCPTTAYGYSKVYGEKIIKEMPGRNWSWCIVRPTSIWGPWFSVPYRNFFNAVQKGVYFHPMNLKVLKSFGYVGNTVYQLANLMEASLEKVNKKTFYLGDYDPIDVYPFAKLIAHEFGSRDPFQIPIFFLISLAKIGDIFQKFGFSAPLTSFRLSNLNTPMLHDLHDLQGVIGPLPYDLKSGIKETVLWMKGEK, from the coding sequence ATGTCTAGAGTTTTAATTACAGGTGGATCTGGATTTATAGGCACCAATTTAGTGGATTACCATTTGAAAAATGGTGACATTGTATGTAGTCTGGACAATGTTGAGCCAAGGAATAAAGGCCACAACCCTTACTATAAAAAAGTAAATCTTTTGCATAAAGAGGGAATACTGAAAGCTTTCAAAGAATTTCAGCCAGATTATATCTACCACCTTGCAGCCCGAACCGATTTAAATGGGGCTGCTGAACAAGATTATTTAGCTAATACAGTGGGGCTGGAGAATGTAATTGAATGCTGCAATCAGCTTCCACAACTTAAGCGTGTTGTTTTTTCATCATCTCGTTTGGTTTGTAAAATCGGTTATAGCCCAAAAAATTATGAAGATTATTGCCCAACAACCGCTTATGGTTACAGTAAGGTTTATGGAGAAAAAATTATTAAAGAGATGCCAGGAAGAAATTGGTCTTGGTGTATTGTTCGTCCAACCTCAATTTGGGGCCCTTGGTTTTCAGTGCCATATCGCAATTTTTTTAATGCAGTCCAAAAAGGGGTCTACTTTCATCCAATGAATTTAAAAGTATTAAAGTCGTTTGGATATGTTGGGAATACAGTTTATCAATTAGCGAATTTAATGGAGGCATCACTTGAGAAAGTTAATAAGAAAACTTTCTATCTAGGGGATTATGATCCCATTGATGTTTATCCCTTTGCTAAATTAATTGCTCATGAATTTGGCTCTCGAGATCCATTTCAAATCCCCATTTTTTTTCTTATCTCTCTAGCAAAAATTGGTGATATATTTCAAAAATTTGGATTTTCAGCACCACTCACTTCATTTAGACTTAGTAATTTGAATACTCCAATGTTGCATGACTTACATGATTTGCAAGGGGTTATCGGCCCCCTTCCTTATGATCTCAAATCAGGCATTAAAGAAACTGTGTTGTGGATGAAGGGTGAGAAATGA
- a CDS encoding glycosyltransferase WbuB, translating into MKILIYGLNFSPELTGIGKYTGEMARWLAEQGHEIVVVTAPPYYPDWKVWPNFSKLTYHKEVEKSLTVWRCPLYVPKNPSAINRLLHLASFAFSSLPIVLSQIFWRPKLLILVVPTLFCAIQAILTARLSGAKSILHIQDYEVDALFGLELLHPGLVKRTALALESFFLKNFNYVSSISTAMLNRAISKGVCPDKLLLLPNWSELDRFSCVKFSADILNSLGVKEGCRVLLYSGNIGEKQGLELVLLTAQQFEHRKDVIFLIVGEGATKDRLMEMAKSLHLSNVIFAPLQSYENLPTLLACADVHLVIQKHAAADAVLPSKLTNIFAVGGNAIITAKADTSLGMLCAEIPGIATLIDPESVQALVEGINQALECSRPNLIASQYAKKNLDKNVILQTFFDELHRFKGLK; encoded by the coding sequence CTGAAAATACTCATTTATGGTCTAAATTTTAGCCCTGAATTAACGGGCATCGGAAAGTATACTGGTGAAATGGCTAGGTGGCTTGCCGAGCAGGGTCACGAGATTGTAGTGGTTACTGCTCCACCTTATTATCCCGATTGGAAAGTCTGGCCTAATTTTTCCAAGTTAACCTATCACAAAGAGGTTGAGAAAAGTTTAACGGTATGGCGCTGTCCTTTATATGTGCCCAAAAACCCAAGTGCGATTAATCGCCTTCTCCATTTGGCAAGCTTCGCTTTCTCTTCATTGCCCATTGTTCTATCTCAGATATTTTGGCGTCCAAAATTGTTGATACTGGTTGTGCCTACATTATTTTGCGCCATTCAAGCGATTTTAACGGCTAGGTTAAGTGGCGCAAAGTCAATTTTGCATATTCAGGATTATGAGGTCGATGCTCTTTTTGGCTTAGAATTACTCCATCCTGGTTTGGTTAAGCGTACTGCGCTTGCTTTAGAAAGTTTTTTTCTGAAGAATTTTAACTATGTTTCCAGTATTTCCACAGCAATGTTAAATCGTGCCATATCAAAAGGGGTTTGTCCCGATAAATTGCTTCTTTTACCAAATTGGTCCGAGTTAGATCGATTTAGTTGTGTGAAGTTCTCTGCTGATATACTCAACTCTTTAGGTGTTAAAGAGGGTTGTAGGGTTCTGCTCTATTCTGGAAATATTGGCGAAAAACAAGGTCTTGAGTTGGTGCTGCTAACTGCTCAGCAATTTGAGCATCGGAAAGATGTGATATTTCTAATAGTGGGGGAGGGTGCCACTAAGGATCGGTTAATGGAGATGGCCAAATCCCTTCATTTATCAAATGTAATCTTTGCACCACTTCAAAGTTATGAGAATCTTCCGACTTTATTAGCTTGCGCTGATGTTCATCTGGTAATACAAAAACATGCTGCTGCGGATGCCGTATTACCTTCTAAGCTTACTAACATATTTGCAGTAGGAGGTAATGCCATTATTACAGCCAAAGCAGATACTTCACTGGGTATGCTGTGTGCTGAAATCCCTGGAATTGCTACTTTGATAGATCCCGAATCAGTTCAGGCTTTGGTGGAAGGTATAAATCAGGCTCTAGAGTGTTCCCGTCCAAATTTGATTGCGAGTCAGTACGCGAAAAAGAATTTAGATAAAAACGTGATATTGCAGACTTTTTTTGATGAGCTTCATAGGTTTAAGGGTTTAAAGTGA
- a CDS encoding glycosyltransferase produces the protein MRLLRVIPSISPATGGPIEALIQMQQGLGRLGIFLDVVSCDDPNSIYVKNTVLKRVNAVGPSQLGTYGFTPKLQPWLNENISAYDAMIVDGLWQYHSYSARKIAIIYQIPYFVYSHGMLDPYFNKAYPLKYFKKLLYWLLVERFVLKDAKAVIFTCEDEKLFARKSFVPYKANEAVSEFGYGLSDPPANGDHLAWQFLQKNPSLHNKRIVLFLSRIHEKKGCDLLLEAFARIVGGDEGLHLAMAGPDQNGWVEALKERAIVLGIDHKITWLGMLQGEDKWGAFYACEVFCLPSHQENFGIVVAEALGCGKPVLISDKVNIWHEIEVSQAGFVDEDTIEGTVLNLNRWLSLSKNEYDQMALRAKECFSDRFHIDKAANRLVEIICENTNNC, from the coding sequence ATGAGGTTGTTAAGAGTTATTCCGAGTATTAGTCCAGCTACTGGCGGGCCTATCGAAGCATTAATTCAAATGCAACAAGGATTGGGTCGACTGGGAATTTTTTTAGATGTTGTAAGTTGCGATGATCCAAATTCTATTTATGTTAAAAATACAGTCTTAAAAAGAGTCAATGCGGTTGGCCCATCACAGTTAGGGACCTATGGCTTTACACCGAAACTTCAACCTTGGCTAAATGAGAATATTTCAGCTTATGATGCTATGATTGTCGATGGATTGTGGCAATATCATAGCTATTCCGCTAGAAAAATTGCAATTATTTATCAAATCCCTTATTTTGTTTACAGTCACGGAATGCTGGATCCTTATTTTAATAAGGCATATCCCCTAAAGTATTTCAAAAAATTATTGTATTGGTTGTTAGTAGAAAGATTCGTGCTGAAAGATGCAAAGGCTGTAATCTTCACCTGTGAAGATGAGAAGCTATTTGCTCGAAAATCTTTTGTTCCCTACAAAGCAAATGAAGCTGTTTCAGAGTTTGGCTATGGATTATCTGATCCTCCCGCTAATGGGGATCATTTAGCTTGGCAATTCCTTCAAAAAAATCCATCACTTCATAATAAGCGTATTGTTTTATTTCTTAGTCGAATACATGAAAAAAAAGGCTGCGATTTATTACTTGAAGCCTTCGCACGGATAGTTGGAGGTGATGAAGGATTACATTTGGCTATGGCGGGGCCCGATCAAAATGGCTGGGTAGAAGCTCTAAAAGAACGGGCGATTGTGCTGGGAATTGATCATAAAATTACTTGGCTGGGCATGCTACAAGGAGAGGATAAATGGGGGGCGTTTTATGCCTGCGAAGTGTTTTGCTTGCCATCGCATCAGGAGAATTTTGGTATTGTTGTTGCCGAAGCATTGGGTTGTGGAAAGCCAGTATTGATTAGCGATAAAGTGAACATTTGGCATGAGATTGAGGTGAGTCAAGCAGGCTTTGTAGATGAGGACACTATTGAGGGCACTGTTCTGAATTTAAATCGGTGGCTTTCTTTAAGTAAAAATGAATATGATCAAATGGCCTTAAGGGCCAAAGAATGCTTTTCGGATAGATTTCATATTGATAAGGCAGCCAATCGCTTGGTCGAAATTATTTGTGAAAATACCAATAATTGCTAG